The following nucleotide sequence is from Malania oleifera isolate guangnan ecotype guangnan chromosome 4, ASM2987363v1, whole genome shotgun sequence.
TATGTTCTGGGGTGTGGCTGGACTTCTCGGGTAGATCACTACAGCAGAGCAGCGATTGGGAGAGGCTCAGCAGAACTAGAAGGAGGAGGAGCTCTTCCGGGCCGCAGCAAGCTGGTGGCCAGAGTTGTGGCGGCTTCTCGGGAAGGCAGCACTCTAGGAGTAGCAGCAGGCTGGAGAAGCAGAAGGAGGATTGAATGTCTCGGCTGGGATGTCTGGGGAAGAGAATGCTGGCTGGAGCAAGGACTTGGGTGTGGTTGGATTTGTAGGAAAGGGAGGAGAAAGGGGAAAAGGAGAAGGAGAGGGAAAAGGAGACTGGGGGAGAGAGAGccgagagaaaaagagagagctgggaggaagagagaagagggagagaatgGGGAATGAGAGAGTGAGAAAGGGCAGGGAAGGAGGAGCTTTGGGAGAGTGAGAGAGGGCTAAGAGAGAGTAAGGGAGAGGGAGAAGCAaagggaagaagaaggagagggcTACGGGATTGgcagagaagagggagagaaaggAGAAGGGTCTGGGGGTTGTGtgtaaagagggagagaaagggaGAATATATAGGGAAGGGGGTGAATACCCTACGCATGCCAAGGTACCCGGACAAAGTGGATCCGACCCGGCttcatggccgggtcacatcaatatattttatttatttattttcttttccttttttttttggtttcttgaAAAGCAAGGGTGATTTTGACCTTTCTGAAAGTctgtttctctcaaaactcaaaacacagaagttgtagataatcttctcatatttttttaaaattttgaattgtctcgatcgaaactcagatggaaaagttatgtgcgAGTTATGAACTGATGCCAGTTTTAGCTCCCGATTATTTTTCTGTCAtaaaaaaaaagccaaaaattCATCAATTgttcaataaaatccaaatattataaatagaacaccgtgttaaaaatattgaaagtaattaggtatttaattaaaaatataagccctaatgcacgaattaaaatggctaattacgtagtttaagcgcataatcactcctccaactaacgtttttctagtttctagcaaataacgcaaatgaatttcagggcggtatccacaattactaactcCTGGAAACCTGAAATCAATGTCTATATAAGacaatcataccatttcacatacaagaatataactgaatttcgcACAAGTTCATTCATGTTCAATGCACACATCTCTGAAGTACGTCACTCATGCatgtttcatcattatatagctatTAAGAACcctatactcacatgaagttaactagcggtacaattcagagttaatacgatcaaataaattcaagtataaacaagtaaaatctcgaggtatgtgtgatgtgtgtgacttatTACACTCATGATACCAGTgtacacctatagaacggtcgttttgacttggcctaactggtataccctaaaaaatactaaaaaagaatgggttcacttgtcatacgtgaggaggagtgtcgcaatcaaacatcccatatattgaaaggaacaaatgctaaatatatggagtggaTTAGTCTAAGAAGGATTTAGCCTATCTATGAGTAACATCTTCTCatctactcgccatgtccaaccaagaccaccctagataaacttattcataaacttgacgtgaatacatttgaggcattaaatggttgaagaatcttcatacgtggagaacatgtgttgtgtccttgacttttgtttttggtatttttgtggagcaggcattagcatttcatttcatgtgcatttctatttcttattctttcttctgctcattcttcagttTCTGTCTTTTCTTAGTGAATTAGGATAATCATTACATttattttgttgtcttcataccatcaatgggaattaagctcaaacagtagtccatgaactaagtctatttctaggggtggttcaaccttcacatcttgagtaggctacaagacctaggtttttatctccccacttgatgtcacatctaggctagcaaattaaaaacagagactagtatacaaagaatcatcctggagaaaagagaactgagtttcgtgaactctgatttgatgttaacactcaaaacgacgataaatagctcaaggatatctcacaaggtgtcatagtcaccacgagtgttctctcagtgctcacaaggaaccctaagtgcaatgaatcacatgaatgtgtctattcagcctcatgagatgtcgtgtaaatacaagacattatatagccagattaacatgagtgtactaccaatcaattcttcatggagttacaaagtcatataaagagaaactacacataaatgactcaagtgtgtaattcttaggttatatgaaagtatgtgaagggtaaatgttagtgttaatcatggcataatcgtgTAACtcctcaatgctctttctttgtttatttttatttttatttttttttgtttttttttttatttttttcaaatcaatataaaacctagcaagtatatgtgcacagtgtcatatgcaaatgctcacccccccccccccaaaaactaaagtagaacattgtccttaatgtgaaagcatagggaaaatAGATAAACTGTGCACGGGAGAAGTAGGGCatacttgggtggagaagtaaaactaaactacaagaaaatgtacgTGGAAATtgactaaaaataaaacaaggtaaaacaaaatgaaaagaagggaaagaaaaatattgcagttgtctggcggaggctctggaggaatttcgtctggtgggtgcaggtctataaattgaactaacGGGTCTCCTAATTCGAActgccacaatgaatcagtcttcatacctgcacgaaaattagcctcaaatgaattaatactatTCAAAATACCAGACACTATGTGTGCatattgactttcttgttttaacaagaaaacaTCTTTATTTAGCAAATTttccaggaaatttacttctttacgaactgaTTTTTTGAGGAAAGGTTGTTGGAATAGTTACCTTTaattcttcagaagcattagcattaaaagttttacctgattccttgagatttaaacattcaccattctgctcaccctctttatcgggtgtaccaatcatcttaccattgCAGGGATTTACTTTAGCAGTGAACTCCTCTACAATTGTTCCAGtcaggagtgacggttccacaactgccaagctctgaggataaggtaccacaggttggtattccttattagtattagcctcctcattaactaactgcttcacttctaggcccgtttcctctggtttttctttgacttcatctatcTCAGCCGTAACTTCAGGTACCGAGACAATTGGTTGTCTGTCAATGAGCATTTCaggttgacgaacttccttcccgcttctcgaagtaatggcgacctccgctgtctcaagagaaacattatgtattttttGTTGTTGCTGTTGGTATTTTTGAGGACTAAGCTGAGGTTCAACTGGAAATTTCTCTTTTTCTAAGTTATCCAACTACATGCTTATTGCATTAACGGTGTCCTGCAATTCATTTATGTCTCGAGTAtactgattgatttgaatttgcatgaattgctggaacATATTCGCCATTtgcgtcatgctatcatcaggaaATCCTAACGACGCACAGctttgagggatctgttgtggctgatactgaggcaGAAGAGTGTATGAATAATATATTGGCTCATatgtatctccaccactgattgtgctaATGGATtgtactgtcatgggtgcctgattgtatcgtgtatttCATTGTGGGATACATTcagttaggtaatcaaagaatgatagtgcttGATCCGGTTCCTTGCTAAAgaattctccattgcacatggtctggacaaagtgcttgtaatcaggagtaagagctgtatagaaacaattaactaacctccataattcaaacccgtgatgtggacaagtacttagcagatccttgaatctctcctagtAAGCCCGAAAAGTCTCatcacccttctgcataaaccGAATAATTTGTTCctataaaaattgagttctctgtgagggacaaaacctatGCAGAAATTTACGCTCaatatcagcccaattagtgatagtgtgaggtctcaaggaattaaaccacatctgcgccctatccttcaaaaaggcaagaaataaacgcggtctagtagattcattagttctagcacaagagaaaaaaatattgcaagtcaactctaACGCCGTTAGGTGCCAATAAGAGCACTCGGATTCTGTGTAAGTACATAAAACAAACATAAAAACCAAGATCAAACTCCCACTACAGGGATAAACTATATGAATCTTTCTCTGCCATTTGCCATGATCTAGGGCGGCATCCTCCAAATGTTGCAGAATGATAGTACCAAATGGAGAATACTCAGATCTAAACACAATAACCAAATGAAAATTAATAACTTACTTATTCAGTGGGATGTGGTCGACAAGGGTCGCGAGTTGGCTAGGGCTCCGACCAAACCCAAGATGTGTTGCGAGAAGTCCGTCAGTCGGCTGGGAATAGCGGGAGACTGGGAAAGGGGTTCGACGGGGGCTCCGACCAAGCCTGAGACATTCGACAAACAGCACGTACCAAGCCGAGAGTAGTGGGAGATTGGGAGAGAGGTTCGTGGGAGTAGGAGCCAGCTAAAGCAGGAGGGAAAAGCGAGGAGCAGGGGAAAGTGTGGCAAAATATCCCGCGCAAAGGGATAAGagttttgggcattagtgacggtttcaaaaccgtcactactactcttcgtctaatatttttttaaaatgacataacTTTAGTAACGGtccataattcgtcactaataagggaccaatggtgacaaatttgtaaattcgtcactaatactatgaacataaaattttttattttttatttaaaaaaagaagtattagtgatgaatctacaaattcgtcactattggtaccttattagtgacaaatttacaccatcgtcactaatactctgaactgaaatttttttatctgttttaaaaaaaatgcattaGTAGTGAtgttttcaaatccgtcactaataagggaccaatagtgacgaattcatgaattcgccactaatactctgaacttaaaatttttactttttttaaaaacaggaagtattagtgacggttcttgaatccgtcactaataatagtccaatagtgacgaatttacaaattcgtcactaatactctaaagttaaatttttttaatttttttttaaaaagtgaagtattagtgacgattgtcaaatccgtcattaataatgaccaatagtgatgatttttttaattcgtcactaattcttTGAACTtaaacccttaactaattttttttatatattcataaatattagtagtgacggttggttaatcgtcactaatatcataaaatcgtcgctaatattttccagAAAAGAATTTCGCacgaaaattgtttaccgcgtagtttttagtgacgaaagtattagtgacggttttgaagaaccgtgactaatacaacactattagtgacggttttaaaaccgtcactaatactttcgtcactaaaaacctgtttttttgtagtgaaagaaaaaataccaaacaaaacaaaacaaaacaaaacaaggcaaAGAACAGTGATTGCCGGGAACATACAATTCTGAACTCCCTAGCTCCTTTAGAATTCCTAATCTAGTCTCTAAGGATTGATTGAGCTGAAGGGTGGACTTTTAGTTTCTGGATAACGGAAAGTGGAATTGAGATGGTCACACAAACACAGGCAGATGCATAAGCtagagaaacaaaaataaaaataaaatggaaatgaaaaataaaaacaaattaaaaaaatatcaagAATATAGATGTAATACCCCTACCAATTCCTCGATTGAGGTCACTCGGTTACCCTCCTACTCAAAATGCTCAAAACCTGCTCAAAATGCTCAAAACCATGGATTGATCGAGAGCTGTTCCTCAAAACAGAATGACAACATCGAAGTAAATAATCAATATTCAAGCTTGATGAAGACGATGAAATCAGTACTACTGGATAGGGGAGATGTAGAGCTCGTGAGGATGTTCTTAATTCCTAATGAGGAAGGACAAAGCCTCGTTACTGGCGGAGGTGGTGCGTTAGGTAAGGGACCTGAAGAAGCAGGCAGCGGAAGCAGCGGAGCATGACGGCGACGTCAGTGGCGGCGGCGAGGGATTTGAGACCTTTTGGTGCTTCCCTGGTGATGTGGATGATGTTACGCTGAGTTACTGCGGCGAAGGCGTGGAGATGATAAAGGCGACGGTGTGCTACGAGGACCGACCCGGTTTGAACGGGGACTTAGCACGCGTGATCCGGTCGGTGGGGGGGAGGGCGATGAGGATGGAGATGGCGAGGGTGGGCGGAAGGACGGAGAGCATGGTTATGATGCAACGTGGCCGCAACAGAGATTGGCGAAAGAAGGGAAAGGGGGAGGATGAGAGGGAAAGGAGCGAGGGAGATTGGGGGAACGTGCGGGTTTTAATTTTCATgtatgactattagtgatggttctctaaaccgtcactaataagggattaATAGTGGCAaaaattcaaattcgtcactaatattatatagtaatatttttttattttttttaaataaaaaagtattagtgacggttcccaaattcgtcactaataatgggttaatagtgacgaatttcaagattcgtcactaatactctaaaataattttttttaaataaaagaagtactagtgatggttcttaaatccgtcactaataagggactaatagtaacaaatttcaaattcgtcactgatactctaaaataatttttttattttttttaaataaaagaagttttagtgacgatttccaaatccgtcactaataaggatctaatagtgacgaattttaaaattcgtcactaatactctgaaataaattttttttatttttattttaaataaaagaagtattagtgacggttcccaaatccgtcactaataaggggataatagtgacgaatcttgaaatttgtcactaatactctaaaataaatttttttaaaaaataaaataaaagaagtattagtgacggttcccaaattcgtcactaataaggggctaatagtgatgaatattaaaattcgtcactaataatttgaaataaatgtttttattttttattaaaataaaagaagtattagtgacggttcccaaatccgtcactaataaggggataatagtgacgaatcttgaaattcgtcactaatactttgaaataatttttttaaaataaaagacgtattagtgacggttcctaaatcTGTCAttaataatgggctaatagtgacgaatcctgaaatttgtcactaatactctgaagtaattttttttattttttttttaaaaaaataaatatttgtaacggttcccaaatccgtcactaatgagaggctaatagtgacgaatcttcaaattcgtcactaatactctgaaataattttttttttatttttttaaaataatagtagtgatggttatttaatcgtcactaataagtgtcttttagtgacggattaaatttgtcactaataccgtaAAAAGTGTCTCTAATATTTTCCTGGGATAATTTCTGCTCGAAAAATATTTTCCCGcgatatttttctaattttagtgacgaaattattagtaacggtttcaaatccgtcactaattgTGCCATATTAGTGACgtttgctaaaaccgtcactaatacccatttTTAGTGgcgaaattgaatctgtcactaatagtttcgtcactaaaaaccaatttttttgtagtagTTACTAggttccaatgctattacaagggaaattcataccagtattcaaatgCTATATGACATTTATGTTAATTTATCAGACTGAATGACTGATCTTTGACTGCCCCAATTTTATCGAGGGCCACTTCTTCCCTTTCCGTCTCACTCTACTATGAAACCACTGGAAATCTCTCATTTAATTGTTGCCTTTAGCTTAGTCACATTCAATTCATGTTTTGATCtgaagatggtctttaagactcgggacaaaATGCAGGCTTAGGGATATATGTTTTTAGAAgaaaaagggaaactaaggctaaaaaatcccATCTCATAATAACATTTTCTGCCCTAGTTTGAGTTGAGGCACTTTGCAAGATATCAAccaaacttgttatttgaacaagctgcatacgtacctttttaggatcaggtcattacgtagttcagacttaacattgagtctgacaaatcatttgaaacAACAATATATACCTATCTGGTCAGGACTtttatttggaccgtaatgtaagCTGGggggtataggttaaagaagaaaagggatAAAAAAGGCTCAAAATTATTGATCTTACTAAGGGCAAATTAgccaaagatcacatatgaagtatgtcccttgtttctttctttatttttccttctttttctctttttttttttctatattttctgCTTTTACTACACATTCTACTTTTCCTTTCTTGAAGGacttttttagcattttatttgaACCTTATTTGGGACTGACCTTTTTAAAACTACCCCAGTGTGAGGTGTGATTCTTTAACTGGTTAAtcaagaatttgaaaatttttttcttttttttggctcAAAAGCCCTTGttagggatttcttctttgactttcttttgaaTAGTAGAAAAATGGCATGCCATCATTTTAGTAATggttattgtctcaaatgactcgCCAAACGCTAAGGAGACCCAATTTAGGTTAAATTTCTGGTAaactaacttttaagaaaaatgggTTTAATAATCAGGCTCaaatgggttaacaaatggtaaatcaatactTGATTTTTTTTAGAGATACTGGTCGGCCAAGGAtgaccatctatcatttgatcaaaacatgagtaacgaattgacttgaaattcttggcacaacacaaatattttactgaattccttcgagattttttatttatttgcaaCATTTGAGTTCATAGAGTGAGGGAAATTGTTTCATCTTCTTCTACttccacctcccgtgtttggttttcaaaattaacatcactttctagcttatgaatattggtattatcattttccttatctttgcATGAAACATTAGCAAATAAATTTTTGGCAACTAAACTCATGACACAAGTGATGTGaggaaatgcataattcattttattgatgaaaggaaAATTGTCCGAGACAACAGTGTCGACAAGCTACAAGAAGaaagggaattaaaatgacattaTTACATGAAATTAATTGGATAATCAAAAGCTTGGCCCTTGTGTACTTTTTCGCTCCCGTGGTTAAAGAGAAAATCTATCCGTTCAGACTTCTTACTAGAACTCCAGGATCCATAACTGAAATATTCTTTTGCTTGGCCTTGGCTCTCAAATCTTCTTACAAGATACTAACCATTTCCTTCCTCGTGATTGGGTAAAGGATTACTTTGGATCCCTGACTGCTTGTCATTGAACGCTAACCAACCTGCATCCCTCAATGATTGTACCTTGTGTTTAAACGCCCAGCATCGGTCAACGGTATAACCGGGGAAATTGGCGTGATATGCGCACCTAGAATTTGGGTCTTACCATTACGGGAGAGGGGTTGGAACAGAAACCCCTAGGATGGTTGAAACCATCCTTCTTTTGAGCAATTGAGGGAATAACTCTAAGTATGACATAGGGATAGGATCTATTCTCCTAAAATTCCTTTGGCCACTTATTTCTTGTGTCTAAGCATGCAACTGGGCGAACTTAAGACCAgggtgaacaatctggggccttgtggcTGCGTGTGTTATCTGATGAACGAGGGGTTCAAAATTTCCACTAGGCCCCTGATTCCGACCTCTTTGATAGTAACACCCTTAAATCATTTAGGcttcttcctctttcttcctATTGGTCCACTTTTTGCCTGAACTGGTTTCTGTGCCACCATCCCTGACTAGACCCGCCTTGATATCGACTTCATTTCTCCCTCTTGCAGCCATAATATCCAtgaaatcgtggggagttgctccaCGAAGATGCttacggtaggggtcttttagtgtGCTCACGAACAAAGAAATGACCTCTCAGTCACTTACTAGGGGGTCCACCTGGAttgacatatccctccacctataagcatattctttGAATGTTTCAGTGGatttttttctccatttcttgcaaagtcattcgatcaggtgccatctccgtcacatggcggtaatgagtgacaaaggcattggccaagtccttccaagtgttGACTCGGGCCTTAATCTCGCTGAATGTACCAATAGATAGCAGACCCaatcaaactgctttgaaagcagtGCATTATTAGCTTTTCGTCATCTGAGTAAGCTGCCATCGCTTGATAGTACATCACTAAGTGGGTTCGAGGACATCGGGttccgtcaaacttttcaaagtccgGCATCTTGgattttggcggcagagtgacctttggcactAGGCAAAGATTTGTTTATCCCAATGTCAGAAGCTACTAACAGGGGAGTTACTGCCACTGGGGATCCCTGTGTTGGCACAGTAGGGATGAATGGAGATA
It contains:
- the LOC131153734 gene encoding transcription factor AIG1-like gives rise to the protein MASGLLEYVLGCGWTSRVDHYSRAAIGRGSAELEGGGALPGRSKLVARVVAASREGSTLGVAAGWRSRRRIECLGWDVRDLKKQAAEAAEHDGDVSGGGEGFETFWCFPGDVDDVTLSYCGEGVEMIKATVCYEDRPGLNGDLARVIRSVGGRAMRMEMARVGGRTESMVMMQRGRNRDWRKKGKGEDERERSEGDWGNVRVLIFMYDY